The following coding sequences are from one Saprospiraceae bacterium window:
- a CDS encoding leucine--tRNA ligase: MNFDFSLFEAYCKDYWKENKTYQVDLKSTRPKYYILDMFPYPSGSGLHVGHPLGYIASDIVARWKRMCGFHVLHPMGFDAFGLPAEQYAIQTGVHPKDSTETNINRYIDQLDNIGFNYDWSRSVNTSDPKYYKWTQWIFLKLFDHYYDTESNSAKSINLLKLHFEQFGTSNLQAAHSFEGQFTPEEWKRKSLYEKEDILMNFRLAYRKVSYVNWCEALSTVLANDEIKDGVSERGGHPVEKKPMMQWALRITAYADRLLSDLDSLQWSDALKTMQRNWIGKSSGAQIYFSTEEGQSEIEIYTTRPDTIYGVSFLVLAPEHSMIKSITRKENLDEVNQYIEQVSSRSEVERQTEGKNVSGVFSGTYAIHPFTGEKIPIWIAEYVLIEYGTGAIMAVPAHDDRDFLFATKFNLPVVQVIDQSSIESAHREDKTGVMINSPIINGMQVKDAIEFIIQEIERRQIGSRRINFKMRDANFSRQRYWGEPFPIVYSQEGIATPLTSDQLPVTLPHLENIIPGKGGLSPLSHAQSWIHECDPNTREIDTMPGYAGSSWYFLRYMDPNNNNEFVSREAVEYWKDVDLYIGGTEHAVGHLMYSRFWHKFLFDLGFLPTQEPFIKLVNQGMIQGEINRIYMSREDESTSEIDLHFASLDYVNQSGLKNYVLVEVPLSLIRKNQQGKSILPKENISQFLEFKGSPRSTKILTIEGKDILLESEIGKMSKRYHNVVNPDDVVREYGADCFRMYEMFLGPIEQSKPWDTKGISGVVGFLKRYTSLFASDGNTIELSNEEPTNDELKILHTCIKKVNSDLQQLSFNTSVSAFMICVNELKKLNCRNQNILLQLNTLLAPFAPFLTEFIWQNSGGKNSIHHEEYPKHDEAYLQSDVVTYPVSINGKKRYEWTVPVDMPKEEIEKQVLELEDIVKWTEGHTVKKIIFVPGRMINLVI, translated from the coding sequence ATGAATTTTGATTTTTCATTGTTTGAAGCTTATTGTAAGGATTATTGGAAGGAGAATAAAACCTACCAAGTGGACTTGAAATCAACAAGGCCAAAATATTATATCCTCGATATGTTTCCTTATCCCTCAGGGTCTGGACTTCACGTCGGTCATCCTTTAGGTTATATTGCTTCAGATATTGTAGCAAGATGGAAAAGGATGTGCGGTTTCCATGTGTTACATCCTATGGGATTTGATGCTTTTGGTCTTCCTGCAGAACAGTATGCTATCCAAACAGGTGTACATCCAAAAGATTCTACTGAAACGAATATTAATAGGTACATTGATCAACTTGATAACATTGGATTTAACTATGATTGGTCGAGATCTGTCAATACCTCAGATCCAAAGTATTATAAATGGACTCAGTGGATATTTCTAAAACTTTTTGATCATTATTACGATACGGAGTCAAATTCAGCAAAATCAATCAATTTACTCAAACTGCATTTTGAGCAGTTTGGGACTTCAAATTTACAAGCTGCCCATTCCTTTGAAGGCCAATTTACACCTGAAGAGTGGAAGAGAAAATCGTTGTATGAAAAGGAAGATATTCTCATGAATTTTAGATTGGCATATCGAAAAGTGAGTTATGTCAATTGGTGCGAAGCATTATCTACAGTATTGGCAAATGATGAAATAAAAGATGGAGTATCTGAAAGGGGTGGACATCCTGTCGAAAAAAAACCAATGATGCAATGGGCTTTGCGTATTACAGCTTATGCGGACAGGCTTTTGTCTGACTTGGATAGTTTGCAATGGTCTGATGCATTAAAAACAATGCAGCGAAATTGGATTGGGAAATCATCAGGAGCTCAGATTTACTTTTCTACTGAAGAAGGACAAAGCGAAATTGAAATTTACACTACAAGGCCGGATACGATATATGGAGTGAGTTTTCTTGTTTTAGCACCTGAGCATTCAATGATTAAATCCATAACTCGTAAAGAAAACTTGGATGAGGTAAATCAATATATTGAGCAAGTTTCCTCAAGATCTGAAGTAGAGAGACAGACCGAAGGCAAAAATGTCAGTGGCGTATTTTCAGGCACTTATGCCATTCATCCATTCACGGGAGAAAAAATTCCAATTTGGATTGCTGAATATGTTTTGATCGAATATGGCACAGGAGCTATTATGGCGGTTCCTGCACATGACGATAGGGATTTTTTATTCGCGACAAAATTTAATCTTCCTGTTGTTCAAGTCATTGACCAGTCAAGTATTGAAAGCGCACATCGTGAAGACAAGACGGGTGTTATGATCAATTCCCCTATTATCAATGGAATGCAAGTCAAGGATGCTATCGAATTCATTATTCAAGAAATTGAGCGTAGGCAAATTGGGTCACGAAGAATCAATTTCAAAATGCGTGATGCCAATTTTAGCCGACAAAGATACTGGGGCGAACCATTTCCTATAGTTTATAGTCAGGAGGGCATAGCTACTCCATTAACCTCAGATCAACTTCCGGTAACGCTTCCTCATTTGGAAAATATAATACCTGGAAAAGGAGGACTTTCTCCCTTATCTCATGCTCAGAGTTGGATCCATGAATGTGATCCAAATACTCGTGAGATTGATACGATGCCCGGATATGCTGGTTCTTCTTGGTATTTTTTAAGATATATGGATCCTAACAACAACAATGAGTTTGTTTCGCGGGAGGCTGTTGAATATTGGAAAGACGTAGACCTGTACATCGGAGGTACTGAGCATGCAGTGGGGCATTTAATGTATTCCAGATTTTGGCATAAATTTTTATTTGATCTTGGATTTCTTCCCACTCAAGAACCATTTATTAAATTGGTCAATCAAGGAATGATCCAGGGAGAAATTAATAGGATTTATATGTCTCGGGAAGACGAAAGCACCTCTGAGATCGACCTGCATTTTGCATCCCTTGATTATGTAAATCAAAGTGGATTAAAAAATTATGTATTGGTTGAAGTTCCACTTTCGCTCATACGCAAAAACCAACAGGGCAAATCAATTTTACCGAAAGAAAATATCTCACAATTTTTAGAATTTAAAGGAAGTCCACGAAGTACAAAAATTCTGACAATTGAAGGTAAAGATATCCTTCTTGAATCTGAAATTGGGAAGATGTCAAAACGCTATCACAATGTGGTCAATCCCGATGATGTCGTAAGAGAATATGGAGCGGATTGTTTTAGAATGTATGAAATGTTTTTAGGTCCCATTGAACAAAGCAAACCCTGGGATACAAAAGGGATCAGCGGAGTAGTTGGTTTTCTGAAAAGGTATACATCGCTTTTTGCTTCTGATGGAAATACCATAGAACTTTCTAACGAAGAACCTACAAATGATGAATTAAAAATATTGCACACTTGTATTAAAAAAGTGAATTCAGATCTGCAGCAATTATCATTTAATACTTCCGTGAGTGCATTTATGATTTGTGTAAATGAACTTAAAAAACTTAATTGCAGAAATCAAAATATTTTGTTGCAATTGAATACATTGCTGGCCCCATTCGCACCATTTTTGACCGAGTTTATTTGGCAAAATTCAGGTGGAAAAAATAGCATACATCATGAAGAATATCCAAAACATGATGAAGCATATTTGCAATCTGATGTGGTCACATATCCGGTCAGTATAAACGGGAAGAAAAGATATGAGTGGACTGTTCCGGTAGATATGCCTAAGGAAGAGATTGAAAAACAAGTATTGGAGTTGGAAGATATTGTAAAATGGACAGAGGGTCACACTGTGAAAAAAATAATTTTTGTCCCTGGCAGGATGATTAATCTTGTAATTTAA
- a CDS encoding MATE family efflux transporter — protein sequence MFLGIMDAMMVGQISYKHLAASSLVINVVGIPYVSCIGLVSVISPLVAFLYSDRKASDIGSYLWHALILNTLICIVMCTLLHIFSGVIFHLGQDVEVVNLAKPFLIYMTWAILPMVIFFTFKQFSDGLEHTRFPMILSLLSIPFNFILNYALIYGNFGFPRWELVGSGLATLITRITIMIILIVHVLTHPKFKEFNLFRFRWDPKVMKKISSLGLPSAWQYSSEVGAFVVLGILSGWFGAQQQAAHQTAMSIAAFTFMVSLGLSTAGSIKVGEAFGNGKMNLAWVFGKTTIQIAFIYGLACGIIFIFLKNILPISFTNDPIVFQIASHLLVLAAFFQISDALQAVGIGLLRGLQDVKIPTIFTTVIYWFVGVPAGYFLSVHRNMKVYGIWIGFIISLGLIAVLLFVRFYYITRSGRPKF from the coding sequence ATGTTTCTCGGGATAATGGATGCCATGATGGTAGGGCAGATCAGCTACAAACACTTAGCTGCCTCTTCGCTGGTCATCAATGTCGTAGGAATTCCATACGTGAGTTGCATAGGACTGGTAAGCGTAATTTCACCTCTGGTAGCTTTTCTTTACAGTGACAGAAAAGCAAGCGATATAGGAAGTTATCTATGGCATGCGCTCATTTTAAATACCTTGATTTGCATAGTAATGTGCACTTTATTACATATTTTTTCCGGTGTAATCTTTCATCTCGGACAAGATGTTGAAGTAGTTAATTTAGCCAAACCATTTCTGATTTATATGACCTGGGCAATTTTGCCAATGGTCATTTTTTTTACTTTCAAGCAATTTAGCGATGGATTAGAGCATACCAGATTCCCGATGATACTTTCATTGCTTTCGATTCCATTTAATTTTATTTTGAATTATGCTTTGATTTATGGGAATTTTGGATTCCCGAGGTGGGAACTGGTAGGATCAGGCTTGGCGACATTAATCACGCGCATCACTATCATGATAATTTTAATCGTGCATGTGCTTACCCATCCCAAGTTTAAGGAGTTTAATTTGTTCCGGTTTCGATGGGATCCCAAGGTAATGAAAAAAATAAGCTCATTAGGATTGCCATCAGCGTGGCAGTACAGTAGTGAAGTTGGAGCTTTTGTGGTTCTTGGAATATTATCCGGCTGGTTTGGCGCTCAACAACAAGCAGCACACCAAACTGCAATGTCAATTGCTGCATTTACCTTTATGGTTTCATTAGGATTGTCAACAGCAGGTTCTATCAAAGTCGGCGAAGCATTTGGTAATGGCAAAATGAATCTTGCTTGGGTATTTGGCAAAACGACAATTCAAATTGCATTTATTTATGGATTAGCTTGTGGGATAATCTTTATTTTTTTAAAAAATATATTACCTATTAGTTTTACTAATGATCCTATTGTCTTTCAAATTGCATCACATCTTCTTGTGCTTGCCGCATTTTTTCAAATTTCGGATGCTCTTCAAGCGGTTGGAATTGGATTATTGCGAGGCCTTCAAGATGTTAAGATTCCAACTATTTTTACTACTGTAATTTATTGGTTTGTCGGGGTGCCGGCAGGATATTTCCTCTCAGTCCACAGGAACATGAAAGTTTATGGCATTTGGATAGGATTTATCATTAGTCTTGGACTGATTGCAGTTTTGTTGTTTGTGAGGTTTTACTATATAACTCGAAGTGGAAGACCTAAGTTTTAA
- a CDS encoding LptF/LptG family permease, producing the protein MIWKKLDMMLVKGFIPPFILSFLIAMFVLVMQTLWLYIDDIIGKGAGFWIIVEFLLYLSFSMIPWALPIGVLLAGVFQFGNLGERYELSSMKSAGISLLRIMRPLILFAALVTIFSFLCSEYLIPRSNLQFLSRLHDLKKQKPTLSLQEGVFNEDFYGYVIRIGKKASNGKDISDILIYDHSSQDATGERTFISASEGSMYITRKNKFLVMKLENGAIYQQPAGGSSQRNQEAFIRTQFATLYKVFDLKEFNLDRTDEELFKGNQKMKNSVQLRRDIDSLNNELGKNLSPIVGHFVLSKISKNDKKEVRDTSKTRSRVQQLSDEFVRNQSDTALLKKLTSQWQSRPDSIMKSMSEAALSNLNDLKSRKNAYDTNLKSINQKKAKYIFELYTKYSYAFVCLLFIFVGAPLGAIVRKGGYGYPLLLCIVVFVVFILMNTLCKRLSEALTIDALLAAWIPCLVMLPPGILLTWSAVRDRNIWRDLRLWIKSKLSKS; encoded by the coding sequence ATGATTTGGAAAAAACTGGATATGATGTTGGTAAAAGGGTTCATTCCCCCTTTTATTTTATCCTTTCTGATAGCCATGTTTGTCTTGGTGATGCAAACACTTTGGCTTTATATTGATGACATCATCGGCAAAGGTGCGGGATTTTGGATCATTGTTGAGTTTTTACTTTACCTCTCATTTTCCATGATTCCATGGGCTTTACCCATAGGAGTTTTACTTGCAGGGGTTTTCCAATTTGGAAATTTAGGTGAAAGATATGAGCTCTCCAGCATGAAGTCAGCTGGGATTTCCCTTCTTAGAATTATGCGCCCTCTTATACTTTTTGCAGCGTTGGTGACTATTTTTTCGTTTTTATGTTCAGAATATCTTATACCTCGAAGCAATCTTCAGTTTCTCTCCAGACTTCATGATTTAAAAAAACAAAAGCCTACACTGAGCTTGCAAGAAGGCGTATTCAACGAAGATTTTTATGGATACGTCATCCGGATAGGAAAGAAAGCTTCCAATGGTAAGGACATATCAGATATTCTGATCTATGACCACAGTAGTCAAGACGCTACCGGAGAGCGCACATTCATCTCTGCTTCAGAAGGCAGCATGTATATTACGAGGAAAAACAAATTCCTCGTGATGAAGTTGGAAAACGGTGCTATATATCAACAGCCTGCAGGAGGAAGTAGTCAACGAAATCAAGAAGCATTCATAAGGACACAGTTTGCCACACTATACAAAGTTTTTGACCTGAAGGAATTCAATCTTGATCGGACTGATGAAGAACTCTTCAAGGGAAACCAGAAAATGAAAAATAGTGTTCAGCTCAGGCGCGATATAGATTCTTTGAATAACGAATTGGGAAAAAACCTAAGCCCAATAGTGGGTCATTTTGTTTTGAGTAAAATCAGTAAAAATGACAAAAAAGAAGTCAGAGATACGAGCAAAACCCGATCCAGGGTACAACAATTGAGCGACGAATTTGTGAGAAATCAATCTGACACAGCACTTTTGAAAAAATTGACTTCACAATGGCAATCCCGACCTGATTCCATCATGAAATCCATGTCAGAAGCTGCGTTGTCTAATCTGAATGATCTAAAGTCAAGAAAAAATGCTTATGATACTAACCTCAAATCCATCAATCAGAAAAAAGCGAAATACATATTTGAGTTGTATACCAAATATTCATATGCCTTCGTCTGTCTGCTTTTCATTTTTGTCGGGGCACCATTAGGAGCCATAGTCAGAAAGGGAGGTTATGGTTACCCACTACTGCTTTGCATCGTCGTTTTTGTAGTATTTATTTTAATGAACACTTTATGCAAAAGGCTTTCTGAAGCGCTGACCATTGATGCCTTACTTGCCGCCTGGATACCTTGTCTGGTGATGCTGCCTCCAGGCATTTTATTGACATGGTCAGCAGTTCGTGATCGAAATATTTGGCGCGATTTGAGACTTTGGATAAAGTCAAAGCTTTCAAAATCCTAA
- a CDS encoding T9SS type A sorting domain-containing protein: protein MIRLSLLKALRRQLSGAIMLMLVISSTATLIASSSSPEAMRGQLACNDDIQISLDETCLATITPDMVLEGTGYNYADMLVIARDWVTRAIIDVDPVMPGVQIGAAQIGRHLELTVREISSGNSCWGRAFVEDKLAPIFTSCALNVEINCTDPTSPAFTGLPLVTENCGTYTLTYTDKVDKGSCALGYEKIITRTWIATDSHGNKSSCVQTIRILLGDIFVAPVPPHFDVVGRETVFKFFTGPFDPANWQVGNAGPGAINGTVNFTNTNSKLTIIGADGVAPAKMDTTYAAILSIPYCGTITFDWTSMIRGGAGNFQNDEAGYALNGVYTFLSTPPAGMFASGTSSVAVQPGDDFRFFVRSNNIGREDTFMVTNFIFNGCNQNALLCENKINKSFDPTPHFVAAPLCVDGYLLDSFVYKCTGARVPRILGWNSIDAGINAGNPNPDPVYYPSNPGCWPADSLVMWKGTGRPTVSGCSNIAATYKDIRIDIAKPGCDAGSVGCYKILRQWIMLDWCTGATRYYDQIIKVVDDKGPSILYPDDYEVGTDIWKCEGRWEVPPAWITDNCSNEIHYSIRVEDGTVLGDEKTGFVVVNLPLGIQNAYIIAEDCCGNITEKLVRINVVDKNPPIAVCDKTTVVTITGTQSPGLNLAKINAETFDDGSFDNCAAHIFFKAIRMDELQGTNNGSTKESKVCNKANGDDDVNVDGSQTYFDDNVKFCCEDVNKTIRVVFRVFDVDPGVGPVHPSRMSGSGILVGHFSDCMVEVEVQDKSVPTVVAPPDIVVSCMYWFDLTKLSDPSDPTFGKVVNDVAWRSKVKTTDVVCDAYCNKNNITGYPGFVSGLPPQLQPAPNVACNYYRTLFNPSHPDNKYDLVWGFDGYVLASCNVSPEIVVEDKRECGQGRILRTVTAKGPNNIIVKATQTIWVVDCDPFYVSDDKCDPDDDIVWPDCDGAGTSVFGCGANTSPDIIGRPEIANNADDNCALISIEHDDEIFTIEPDACYKILRKWTVVDWCQYDPSKGVYSGRWEHTQVIKVNDKIKPNVTCHVGACEPAAINTLGVCVGHISLRATASDSCTPSDWLSYEYKIDAFNDGTIDYTVGKLTQVAYSRGDRPAVRNNPNADNVNNPFDASGIYPIGIHRITWYVEDGCGNIGTCSTLFEIKDCKAPTPYCLTGIITVPMPSTGCIDIWAKDLDAGSYDNCTPKSRLKFYFNSDTSKPSIRICCEDFEKANANDELIVPVEVWVQDLEGNRDYCATSIIVQDNQNVCKNTSTNIARVTGTLLTETGDKTAQSETMLMMNGNHLKSRVTGNDGVFTFLDLDMSQAYTVQPTRNDNPMNGVSTIDIVKIQKHILGIETIATPYSLIAADVNLSGNITASDISEIRKLILGINTQFAKSPSWTFVPKSFVFVDPINPWKYDNFMSFDLKNGDRVVDFVAIKMGDLNGSVKASLGTGGIVRHASKLSLVTNDQKVEAGKTIEVPFTAQNFKNINGYQFTINFDHQAMQLDKMIPGTLDLTDANFGWSHVANGKLTTSWNDSKAVSLNPNEVLFTLVFNVKSNTTLANAITITGDITSAESYDSDLNEQGVELLIKNGSTLTSSEVFELYQNNPNPFAKETTVGFKLPEATDAKLTLYDVTGKIIRVYELQGQKGMNTVTISKSELSGAGMYYYQLDASHYTATKRMIIIE, encoded by the coding sequence ATGATTAGACTAAGCTTACTAAAAGCATTGAGGCGCCAGTTGAGTGGTGCTATTATGCTCATGCTAGTCATTTCAAGCACTGCGACATTAATTGCTTCCTCTTCCAGTCCGGAAGCCATGCGTGGACAACTTGCTTGTAATGACGACATTCAGATCAGTCTGGATGAAACATGTCTGGCTACGATCACGCCTGATATGGTCCTGGAAGGAACAGGATATAACTATGCAGACATGCTAGTGATCGCTCGCGACTGGGTGACTCGTGCGATTATTGATGTAGATCCGGTTATGCCGGGTGTGCAAATCGGAGCTGCACAAATCGGTCGACACCTTGAACTGACTGTAAGAGAAATCTCTTCAGGCAATTCTTGTTGGGGACGTGCTTTCGTTGAAGACAAGCTTGCGCCAATATTTACGTCGTGCGCATTGAATGTAGAAATCAACTGTACGGATCCTACAAGTCCTGCATTTACAGGATTACCTCTTGTAACTGAAAATTGTGGAACTTACACGTTGACTTATACAGACAAAGTTGACAAAGGATCTTGTGCATTAGGTTATGAAAAAATTATAACCAGGACATGGATTGCAACAGATTCTCATGGAAACAAATCCAGCTGTGTTCAAACGATCAGAATATTGTTGGGAGATATTTTTGTAGCTCCCGTGCCTCCTCATTTTGATGTTGTAGGAAGAGAGACAGTATTCAAATTTTTTACAGGTCCGTTTGATCCTGCAAATTGGCAGGTTGGAAATGCAGGCCCCGGAGCAATAAATGGAACCGTCAACTTTACCAATACCAACTCAAAGTTGACAATCATTGGTGCAGATGGTGTGGCGCCAGCTAAAATGGATACTACTTATGCTGCTATATTATCGATTCCTTACTGTGGAACTATCACATTTGATTGGACTTCCATGATTAGAGGTGGAGCCGGCAATTTTCAAAATGATGAAGCCGGTTATGCTTTGAATGGCGTGTATACCTTCTTATCTACCCCTCCTGCCGGCATGTTTGCCTCAGGAACGTCATCGGTTGCAGTTCAACCAGGGGACGATTTTAGATTCTTTGTCAGGTCAAATAATATTGGCAGAGAAGACACATTTATGGTGACAAATTTCATTTTCAATGGTTGCAACCAAAATGCTTTATTATGTGAAAACAAAATCAACAAATCTTTTGATCCTACACCACATTTTGTTGCTGCTCCATTATGTGTAGACGGTTATCTTTTAGATTCATTTGTATATAAATGTACTGGAGCCCGCGTACCTAGAATACTAGGATGGAACAGCATAGATGCCGGTATAAATGCGGGCAACCCAAATCCAGATCCGGTGTATTATCCATCTAATCCTGGATGTTGGCCTGCAGATTCACTTGTCATGTGGAAAGGTACTGGCAGACCAACCGTATCAGGATGTTCCAACATTGCTGCCACTTACAAAGACATACGTATCGATATCGCAAAACCCGGATGTGATGCGGGTTCTGTTGGATGTTACAAAATCTTACGTCAGTGGATCATGCTAGACTGGTGCACAGGAGCTACCCGCTATTACGACCAGATCATTAAAGTAGTAGATGACAAAGGACCATCTATATTGTACCCTGATGATTATGAAGTTGGTACAGATATTTGGAAATGCGAAGGTAGATGGGAAGTTCCACCAGCCTGGATCACTGACAACTGTTCAAATGAAATCCACTACAGCATTAGAGTAGAGGATGGAACAGTCCTTGGTGACGAAAAAACAGGCTTTGTCGTGGTAAATCTTCCTCTTGGTATCCAAAACGCTTATATCATAGCGGAAGATTGCTGCGGCAACATTACTGAGAAATTAGTAAGAATCAATGTTGTCGACAAAAATCCGCCTATCGCTGTATGTGATAAAACAACCGTAGTCACAATTACAGGAACTCAATCTCCAGGTTTAAACTTAGCTAAAATCAATGCAGAAACATTTGACGATGGTTCATTTGACAACTGCGCTGCTCATATATTCTTCAAAGCTATCCGAATGGATGAGCTCCAAGGTACGAACAATGGTTCTACTAAGGAATCCAAAGTTTGCAATAAGGCAAATGGAGATGATGATGTGAATGTGGATGGTTCACAAACATATTTCGATGACAACGTGAAGTTCTGCTGCGAAGATGTTAACAAAACTATCAGAGTGGTGTTCCGCGTTTTTGATGTTGATCCAGGTGTGGGTCCTGTACATCCATCAAGGATGAGCGGTTCAGGAATATTGGTTGGACACTTCAGCGACTGTATGGTTGAGGTAGAAGTCCAAGACAAATCCGTTCCTACAGTAGTAGCGCCACCGGATATCGTGGTAAGCTGCATGTATTGGTTCGATTTGACAAAATTGTCAGACCCTTCAGATCCGACGTTTGGTAAAGTTGTAAATGACGTAGCTTGGAGAAGCAAGGTTAAAACTACAGACGTAGTGTGTGATGCATATTGTAACAAAAACAATATCACCGGTTATCCGGGTTTTGTTAGTGGATTACCTCCACAATTGCAGCCCGCTCCAAATGTAGCTTGCAATTATTACAGAACATTATTCAATCCAAGTCACCCAGACAATAAATATGATTTGGTTTGGGGATTTGACGGATACGTTTTGGCTTCATGCAATGTATCACCTGAAATTGTAGTTGAAGACAAAAGAGAATGTGGTCAAGGAAGAATTTTACGTACCGTTACAGCAAAAGGACCTAATAATATTATCGTTAAAGCAACTCAGACTATTTGGGTAGTCGATTGTGATCCATTCTATGTATCTGACGACAAGTGCGATCCTGATGACGATATCGTATGGCCTGATTGTGACGGTGCTGGAACATCTGTATTTGGATGTGGTGCAAACACTTCACCAGATATAATAGGAAGACCTGAAATAGCAAATAATGCAGACGACAATTGTGCATTAATTTCAATTGAACATGATGATGAAATATTTACAATAGAGCCTGATGCTTGTTATAAAATACTGAGAAAATGGACTGTTGTAGATTGGTGCCAATATGATCCTTCAAAAGGAGTCTATTCCGGAAGATGGGAGCATACTCAAGTGATCAAAGTGAATGATAAAATCAAGCCAAATGTAACTTGTCATGTAGGTGCTTGTGAGCCTGCAGCGATCAATACTTTGGGAGTATGTGTAGGACATATCAGTTTGAGAGCTACGGCATCAGATTCATGTACTCCAAGCGATTGGTTGTCATATGAATACAAAATTGATGCATTCAACGATGGAACCATTGACTATACAGTTGGAAAACTGACTCAGGTAGCTTACTCCCGAGGAGATCGTCCTGCAGTTCGCAATAATCCAAATGCCGACAATGTAAATAATCCGTTTGATGCAAGTGGTATTTATCCAATTGGAATTCACAGAATCACTTGGTATGTTGAAGATGGATGTGGAAATATTGGAACTTGCTCTACATTATTTGAAATCAAAGATTGCAAAGCTCCAACTCCATATTGCCTTACAGGTATCATTACAGTACCAATGCCTTCTACTGGCTGTATAGACATCTGGGCTAAAGATCTGGACGCAGGTAGTTATGATAACTGTACACCAAAATCAAGATTGAAATTCTATTTCAATAGTGATACATCCAAACCTAGCATCCGTATCTGCTGCGAAGATTTCGAAAAAGCAAACGCAAATGATGAATTGATAGTACCGGTAGAAGTATGGGTACAAGATTTGGAAGGAAACAGAGACTATTGTGCAACAAGTATTATCGTTCAAGACAATCAAAATGTTTGTAAGAATACAAGTACAAACATTGCGAGAGTTACAGGAACATTGTTGACTGAAACAGGAGATAAAACAGCTCAATCTGAAACGATGTTGATGATGAATGGCAATCATTTGAAGTCAAGGGTAACCGGAAATGACGGTGTGTTTACATTCTTGGATCTTGATATGTCACAGGCCTATACAGTTCAGCCTACGAGAAATGATAATCCGATGAATGGTGTATCTACAATTGATATTGTGAAAATTCAAAAACACATATTAGGTATAGAAACAATAGCAACACCATACAGCTTGATCGCTGCCGACGTTAACTTAAGTGGTAATATTACTGCTTCAGATATTTCTGAAATCAGAAAATTGATCCTAGGAATTAACACGCAATTTGCGAAATCTCCATCTTGGACTTTTGTTCCAAAATCTTTTGTTTTCGTTGATCCGATCAATCCTTGGAAATACGACAACTTCATGTCTTTTGATTTGAAGAACGGAGATCGAGTTGTTGACTTTGTAGCGATTAAAATGGGTGATTTGAATGGAAGTGTAAAAGCAAGTCTAGGTACCGGAGGAATTGTACGCCACGCGTCAAAATTGAGCTTAGTGACTAATGACCAGAAAGTTGAAGCTGGCAAAACCATCGAAGTTCCATTTACTGCCCAGAATTTCAAAAACATCAATGGATATCAGTTTACGATAAACTTTGACCACCAAGCAATGCAATTGGATAAAATGATTCCGGGAACATTGGATTTAACCGATGCAAATTTTGGTTGGTCTCATGTTGCTAATGGCAAATTGACCACTAGCTGGAATGATTCAAAAGCAGTAAGCTTGAATCCGAATGAGGTGTTGTTTACACTAGTATTCAACGTTAAATCAAATACGACTTTAGCAAATGCTATAACCATTACAGGTGATATTACCTCAGCTGAATCTTATGACAGTGATCTAAATGAACAAGGAGTAGAATTGCTTATCAAAAATGGCTCTACTTTAACCTCAAGCGAAGTATTTGAATTGTATCAAAACAATCCGAATCCATTCGCAAAAGAGACTACAGTAGGATTCAAATTGCCGGAGGCAACAGATGCGAAATTGACATTGTACGATGTAACCGGAAAGATCATCCGTGTTTATGAATTGCAAGGTCAAAAAGGTATGAATACTGTGACGATTTCAAAATCAGAATTGAGTGGAGCAGGAATGTACTACTACCAGTTGGACGCTTCTCACTACACTGCAACAAAGAGGATGATCATCATAGAATAA